In a single window of the Pseudorca crassidens isolate mPseCra1 chromosome 9, mPseCra1.hap1, whole genome shotgun sequence genome:
- the SIGIRR gene encoding single Ig IL-1-related receptor isoform X2, whose translation MAGACDRAPDFLSPSGNQVLWPALGSVVTLNCTASVVSGPHCPLPSVQWLRDGLLLGNGSHYDLHEDSWVKANWSEVLVSSVLGINLTSTEDFRTFTCSVQNISSSSFTLWRAGLAGHVAAVLASLLVLLVLLLAALLYAKCRLNVLLWYQDTYGEVEMNDGKLYDAYVSYSDSPEDRKFVNFILKPQLERRRGYKLFLDDRDLLPRAEPSADLLVNLSRCRRLVVVLSDAFLGRAWCSHSFREGLCRLLELTRRPIFITFEGQRRDPAHPALRLLRQHRHLVTLLLWRPGSVTPSSDFWKELQLALPRKVQYRAMEGDPQTRLQDDKDPMLIVRGRVPEGRTLDPELDPDPEGDLGVRGPVFGEPAAPPHASGVSLGEGQGSEVDVSDLGSRNYSARTDFYCLVSEDDV comes from the exons ATGGCAG GAGCCTGCGACAGGGCCCCTGACTTCCTCTCCCCATCTGGAAACCAGGTCCTGTGGCCTGCCCTGGGCAGTGTGGTCACTCTGAACTGCACGGCCTCAGTGGTCTCTGGGCCCCACTGCCCCTTGCCCTCGGTCCAGTGGCTGAGAGATGGGCTGCTGCTGGGCAATGGAAGCCACTATGACCTCCATGAGGACTCCTG GGTCAAGGCCAACTGGTCAGAGGTGCTTGTGTCCAGTGTCCTGGGGATCAACCTGACCAGTACTGAAGACTTCAGGACCTTCACCTGCTCCGTCCAGAACATCAGCTCCTCTTCCTTCACTCTTTGGAGAGCTG GCCTGGCTGGACACGTGGCCGCGGTGCTGGCCTCACTTCTGGTCCTGCTGGTCCTGCTGCTGGCAGCGCTGCTATACGCGAAGTGCCGACTCAATGTACTGCTCTGGTACCAAGACACGTATGGGGAGGTGGAGATGAACG ACGGGAAGCTCTACGACGCCTACGTCTCCTACAGCGACAGCCCCGAGGACCGGAAGTTCGTGAACTTCATCCTGAAGCCGCAGCTGGAGCGGCGGCGGGGTTACAAGCTCTTTCTGGACGACCGCGACCTCCTGCCTCGCGCGG AGCCGTCGGCCGACCTCCTGGTGAACCTGAGCCGCTGCCGGCGCCTCGTCGTGGTGTTGTCCGACGCCTTCCTCGGCCGGGCCTGGTGCAGTCACAGCTTCCG GGAGGGCCTGTGCCGGCTGCTGGAGCTCACGCGCAGACCCATCTTCATCACTTTCGAGGGCCAGCGGCGCGACCCCGCACACCCTGCGCTCCGCCTGCTGCGCCAGCATCGCCACCTGGTGACCCTGCTGCTCTGGAGGCCCGGTTCCGTG ACACCTTCCTCCGATTTTTGGAAAGAGCTACAGTTGGCATTGCCACGGAAGGTGCAGTACAGAGCGATGGAGGGAGACCCCCAGACCCGGCTGCAGGATGACAAGGACCCCATGCTGATTGTGCGAGGCCGGGTCCCAGAGGGTCGGACCCTGGACCCGGAGCTGGACCCTGACCCTGAGGGGGACTTGG GTGTACGAGGGCCTGTCTTTGGGGAGCCAGCAGCTCCACCGCATGCAAGTGGGGTCTCGCTTGGAGAGGGCCAAGGCAGTGAAGTGGATGTGTCGGACCTTGGCTCCCGAAACTACAGTGCCCGCACGGACTTCTACTGCCTGGTGTCGGAGGATGACGTGTAG
- the SIGIRR gene encoding single Ig IL-1-related receptor isoform X1: MNRLLLGLDVPNARPCPPWDVWTDVMQLPSSTCHWPPWFSPGPQTICGQWEAGIVGTANPLGPLSAGACDRAPDFLSPSGNQVLWPALGSVVTLNCTASVVSGPHCPLPSVQWLRDGLLLGNGSHYDLHEDSWVKANWSEVLVSSVLGINLTSTEDFRTFTCSVQNISSSSFTLWRAGLAGHVAAVLASLLVLLVLLLAALLYAKCRLNVLLWYQDTYGEVEMNDGKLYDAYVSYSDSPEDRKFVNFILKPQLERRRGYKLFLDDRDLLPRAEPSADLLVNLSRCRRLVVVLSDAFLGRAWCSHSFREGLCRLLELTRRPIFITFEGQRRDPAHPALRLLRQHRHLVTLLLWRPGSVTPSSDFWKELQLALPRKVQYRAMEGDPQTRLQDDKDPMLIVRGRVPEGRTLDPELDPDPEGDLGVRGPVFGEPAAPPHASGVSLGEGQGSEVDVSDLGSRNYSARTDFYCLVSEDDV; this comes from the exons ATGAACCGGCTGCTGCTGGGGTTAGATGTGCCAAATGCCAGGCCCTGTCCCCCGTGGGACGTGTGGACAGACGTGATGCAGTTACCAAGCAGCACATGCCACTGGCCACCGTGGTTTTCTCCCGGCCCACAGACCATCTGTGGACAGTGGGAGGCTGGCATCGTGGGCACAGCTAACCCACTCGGTCCTCTCTCTGCAGGAGCCTGCGACAGGGCCCCTGACTTCCTCTCCCCATCTGGAAACCAGGTCCTGTGGCCTGCCCTGGGCAGTGTGGTCACTCTGAACTGCACGGCCTCAGTGGTCTCTGGGCCCCACTGCCCCTTGCCCTCGGTCCAGTGGCTGAGAGATGGGCTGCTGCTGGGCAATGGAAGCCACTATGACCTCCATGAGGACTCCTG GGTCAAGGCCAACTGGTCAGAGGTGCTTGTGTCCAGTGTCCTGGGGATCAACCTGACCAGTACTGAAGACTTCAGGACCTTCACCTGCTCCGTCCAGAACATCAGCTCCTCTTCCTTCACTCTTTGGAGAGCTG GCCTGGCTGGACACGTGGCCGCGGTGCTGGCCTCACTTCTGGTCCTGCTGGTCCTGCTGCTGGCAGCGCTGCTATACGCGAAGTGCCGACTCAATGTACTGCTCTGGTACCAAGACACGTATGGGGAGGTGGAGATGAACG ACGGGAAGCTCTACGACGCCTACGTCTCCTACAGCGACAGCCCCGAGGACCGGAAGTTCGTGAACTTCATCCTGAAGCCGCAGCTGGAGCGGCGGCGGGGTTACAAGCTCTTTCTGGACGACCGCGACCTCCTGCCTCGCGCGG AGCCGTCGGCCGACCTCCTGGTGAACCTGAGCCGCTGCCGGCGCCTCGTCGTGGTGTTGTCCGACGCCTTCCTCGGCCGGGCCTGGTGCAGTCACAGCTTCCG GGAGGGCCTGTGCCGGCTGCTGGAGCTCACGCGCAGACCCATCTTCATCACTTTCGAGGGCCAGCGGCGCGACCCCGCACACCCTGCGCTCCGCCTGCTGCGCCAGCATCGCCACCTGGTGACCCTGCTGCTCTGGAGGCCCGGTTCCGTG ACACCTTCCTCCGATTTTTGGAAAGAGCTACAGTTGGCATTGCCACGGAAGGTGCAGTACAGAGCGATGGAGGGAGACCCCCAGACCCGGCTGCAGGATGACAAGGACCCCATGCTGATTGTGCGAGGCCGGGTCCCAGAGGGTCGGACCCTGGACCCGGAGCTGGACCCTGACCCTGAGGGGGACTTGG GTGTACGAGGGCCTGTCTTTGGGGAGCCAGCAGCTCCACCGCATGCAAGTGGGGTCTCGCTTGGAGAGGGCCAAGGCAGTGAAGTGGATGTGTCGGACCTTGGCTCCCGAAACTACAGTGCCCGCACGGACTTCTACTGCCTGGTGTCGGAGGATGACGTGTAG
- the ANO9 gene encoding LOW QUALITY PROTEIN: anoctamin-9 (The sequence of the model RefSeq protein was modified relative to this genomic sequence to represent the inferred CDS: inserted 2 bases in 1 codon; deleted 2 bases in 1 codon; substituted 2 bases at 2 genomic stop codons), with protein MCEGEESLRILVGTDGDSPLQMDINTTETEASEPWDYVAVAGHCTQRNPRQVQRQQQFLEELERKDFCYRAREDQAKVFFGIRADNRVFDRYRRLLMEPEATAPRGELARPTSTPATTRIQIVNFVLNSKMAAGDTLQDLVKDGVFEAVFPLHKGEEDLKKKWAWWRNMFQEQPVGDIRNYFGEKVALYFAWLGWYTYMLVPAAVVGLIVFLSGFAHFEASQISREICDAHDVYMCPRGDHSPRYQRLSETCAFAKLTHLFDNEGTVLFAVFTALWATVFLELWKRERVRVVLQWDLYGWDEDQEEMVLGLIACPDYQPRXYARSTVILLLSLLMICLMIGMAHVLVICRVLLAALFSSALPFLGEQVTTAVVVTGALVHYVSILVMTKINKYVALKLCDFEKPRTFSERESKFTIKFFTLXFFAHFSSLIYIAFILGRINGNPGKLVRLAGLWKLEECHLSGCMTDLFVQVAIIMGLKQTLSNRMEYLGPCLAHKCRSMRATSQDPELRHWRRNYRLNPVNTFSLFEELMEMRIQXGFTTVFVAAFPLALLLALFSNLVEIRLDAIKMVQVQRRLVPRKAKDIRTWLQVLAIIGVLAVTADGMVIAFTSEFIPRVVYKYRYGLCRQGAHPAVDCLTGYVNHSLSVFYTKDSQNPVETEGSENVTECRYWDCGTAQNSNFTEQPWFLLAVRLTFLILFEHVALCVKLIAGWFVPDVPQWVKNEVLKRKHQRLGEAWLPGPGPESRSTRDSGTPAESTDMEQARSRSRGQVAELLPPPPTPAPAVCVCGRALIRPAYMWGSWEPLYVWGVCELHTCPWSGRPVPPVRAQAWYCLT; from the exons ATGTGTGAG GGAGAAGAGAGCCTCCGGATCCTGGTGGGGACCGACGGGGACAGCCCCCTGCAGATGGACATCAATACCACTGAG ACTGAGGCCTCCGAGCCATGGGACTATGTCGCTGTGGCTGGTCACTGCACCCAGAGAAACCCCAGGCAGGTCCAGCGGCAGCAGCAGTTCCTGGAAGAGCTCGAGAGGAAGGACTTCTGCTACAGG GCGAGGGAGGACCAGGCGAAGGTGTTCTTTGGGATCCGAGCTGACAACCGGGTCTTTGACCGGTACCGCAGACTTCTCATGGAGCCCGAGGCTACCGCCCCCAGAGGGGAGCTGGCCAGGCCAACTTCCACCCCAGCCACCACCAG AATCCAAATTGTCAACTTTGTGCTGAACAGCAAGATGGCAGCTGGTG ACACGCTCCAGGATTTGGTGAAGGATGGGGTCTTTGAGGCCGTGTTTCCCCTACACAAG GGGGAGGAAGACCTAAAGAAGAAATGGGCCTGGTGGAGAAACATGTTCCAAGAGCAGCCAGTTGGTGACATCAG GAACTACTTCGGTGAGAAGGTGGCGCTGTACTTCGCCTGGCTCGGCTGGTACACCTACATGCTGGTGCCCGCCGCGGTGGTGGGCCTCATCGTCTTCCTGAGCGGGTTCGCCCATTTCGAAGCCAGCCAGATCAG CAGGGAGATCTGTGATGCCCACGACGTCTACATGTGCCCTCGCGGCGACCACAGCCCCAGGTACCAGCGGCTCTCAGAAACCTGCGCCTTCGCCAAG CTCACCCACCTCTTCGACAACGAGGGCACCGTGCTGTTCGCTGTGTTCACGGCGCTGTGGG CCACCGTGTTCCTGGAGTTGTGGAAGCGGGAGCGAGTCCGTGTGGTCCTGCAATGGGACCTGTACGGGTGGGACGAGGACCAG GAGGAAATGGTGCTGGGGCTCATTGCCTGCCCTGACTACCAGCCCCG CTACGCGCGGAGTACCGTCATCCTCCTGCTGTCTCTGTTGATG ATCTGCCTGATGATAGGCATGGCCCACGTCCTGGTGATCTGCCGCGTCCTGCTCGCTGCCCTTTTCAGCTCCGCCTTGCCCTTCCTGGGAGAGCAGGTGACCACGGCCGTGGTGGTGACCGGGGCCCTGGTTCACTATGTG AGCATCCTCGTCATGACCAAG ATCAACAAATATGTGGCACTGAAGCTTTGTGACTTTG AGAAGCCCAGGACCTTCTCAGAGCGAGAGAGCAAGTTCACCATCAAGTTCTTCACTCTGTAGTTCTTTGCTCACTTCTCCTCCCTTATCTACATCGCCTTCATCCTGGGCAG GATCAACGGTAACCCCGGGAAGTTGGTGCGCCTGGCAGGGCTGTGGAAGCTGGAGGAG TGCCATCTCAGCGGCTGCATGACGGACCTGTTCGTGCAGGTGGCCATCATCATGGGTCTGAAACAAACGCTCAGCAACCGCATGGAGTACCTGGGCCC ATGCCTGGCCCACAAGTGTCGCTCGATGCGAGCCACGTCCCAGGACCCCGAGCTGAGGCACTGGCGGCGCAACTACCGCCTGAACCCGGTCAACACCTTCAGCCTGTTCGAGGAGCTCATGGAGATGA ggatcCAGTAGGGCTTCACCACCGTCTTCGTGGCCGCCTTCCCGCTTGCCCTGCTGCTGGCCCTCTTCAGCAACCTCGTGGAGATCCGCCTGGACGCCATCAAGATGGTCCAGGTGCAGCGGCGCCTGGTGCCCCGCAAGGCCAAGGACATCA GGACCTGGCTGCAGGTGCTGGCGATAATCGGCGTGCTGGCCGTCACTGCCGACGGGATGGTCATCGCCTTCACATCTGAGTTCATCCCCCGAGTGGTGTACAAGTACCGCTATGGCCTGTGCCGACAGGGGGCCCACCCTGCAGTCGA ctgccTCACGGGCTACGTCAACCACAGCCTGTCCGTGTTCTACACCAAGGACTCCCAGAATCCTGTTGAAACAGAGGGCTCAGAGAATGTGACTGAGTGCAG GTACTGGGACTGTGGCACCGCTCAGAACTCCAACTTCACTGAGCAGCCCTGGTTCCTCCTGGCCGTCCGTCTGACCTTCCTCATCCTCTTCGAG CATGTGGCCTTATGCGTCAAGCTCATTGCTGGCTGGTTTGTGCCTGATGTGCCTCAGTGGGTGAAGAATGAAGTCCTGAAGAGGAAGCACCAGAGACTTGGGGAGGCGTGGCTGCCGGGGCCTGGCCCCGAGTCCCGAAGTACCAGAGACTCCGGAACTCCGGCCGAGAGCACAGACATGGAGCAGGCCCGGAGCCGGTCAAGAGGCCAAGTTGCAGAGCTGCTGCCACCACCGCCCACCCCAGCGccggctgtgtgtgtgtgtgggcgggcTTTAATTAGACCCGCGTATATGTGGGGGTCCTGGGAGCCCCTGtatgtttggggtgtctgtgagctgcACACCTGTCCATGGTCTGGGAGGCCTGTTCCACCTGTGAGGGCTCAGGCTTGGTACTGCCTGACTTGA